In Gemmata obscuriglobus, a single genomic region encodes these proteins:
- a CDS encoding elongation factor G yields MAVKHLVENVRDIALVGHRAAGKTSLADALLFDAHAVDRLGSVDDGTSVADADAEEHKHHFSIDTHVLHADHDGKHLNILDAPGSPDFIGAALEALAAVETAVIVVSAVNGVEAVTRKMFAEATALGLSRAIVVNKLDADSVDLPSLVENIQASFGKNCVLFNVPDRTGPGMREIYCLLDPKQILPPSVPVDVARSRSALIEAVVESDEALLEKYLSEGKVTLAELEADITRALEAGTLIPIFCVSAKKDKGVRELLDALARYGLSPAFARKRLDGFQIGHNGSTHQIEPTEQEEFVGQVFKVVNDKFVGHLSFVRVMAGKLQHNHNVVNLRNGQTLRIGHLLEAQGKATTQVHEAGPGDIVAVAKVEGLEIGDTIAYTNHAPKLPLPHFPAPMFGLAIEPKTRGDEQKISIGLHKLASEDPTVKVTHDAQTHELVISGVSQLHLDIIRERLKARFGVEVNTKEPKIPYRETIQGDGAGDHKHKKQTGGRGQFAEVHLRIYPLPREITTQQQCEEQFANKSRFEKLRSVHYDPAFNFAFLDHTVGGSIPTNFIPAVEKGCKEMLERGVLAGYRIQDCAVEVHFGKYHDVDSSEAAFKTAARLAFKKAFMTARPALLEPIVKLEITTPSRYTGAVLGDLPTKRAHVENQDSLPGDMTVIYARAPLAEVAKYAAQLGGMTQGQGSYAMELSHYEMVPAAVQQQIASRAQLKKDEDEE; encoded by the coding sequence ATGGCCGTTAAGCACCTGGTCGAGAACGTTCGGGACATTGCACTCGTGGGGCACCGCGCCGCGGGCAAGACCAGCCTGGCCGATGCCCTGCTCTTCGACGCCCACGCGGTCGACCGGCTCGGCAGCGTCGATGATGGCACCTCGGTGGCCGACGCCGACGCCGAGGAGCACAAGCACCACTTCTCCATCGACACGCACGTCCTCCACGCGGACCACGACGGTAAGCACCTGAACATCCTCGACGCGCCGGGTTCGCCGGACTTCATCGGCGCGGCGCTGGAGGCGCTGGCGGCGGTCGAGACCGCGGTGATCGTCGTGTCGGCGGTCAACGGGGTGGAGGCGGTTACGCGCAAGATGTTCGCCGAAGCGACCGCCCTCGGGCTGTCGCGCGCGATCGTGGTCAACAAGCTCGACGCCGACAGCGTTGACCTGCCCTCGCTGGTGGAGAACATCCAGGCGTCGTTCGGTAAGAACTGCGTGCTGTTCAACGTGCCGGACCGCACCGGCCCCGGGATGCGCGAGATCTACTGCCTGCTCGACCCCAAGCAGATCCTCCCGCCCTCGGTGCCGGTGGACGTGGCGCGGTCCCGCTCGGCGCTGATCGAAGCGGTCGTGGAATCAGACGAGGCGCTCCTCGAAAAGTACCTGAGCGAAGGCAAGGTCACGCTGGCGGAACTCGAAGCCGACATCACCCGCGCGCTGGAAGCGGGAACCCTGATCCCGATCTTCTGCGTCAGCGCGAAGAAGGACAAGGGCGTCCGCGAGTTGCTCGACGCGCTCGCTCGGTACGGGCTGTCGCCGGCGTTCGCCCGCAAGCGGCTCGACGGGTTCCAGATCGGGCACAACGGCTCGACGCACCAGATCGAGCCGACCGAGCAGGAAGAGTTCGTCGGGCAGGTGTTCAAGGTGGTCAACGACAAGTTCGTCGGGCACCTGAGTTTCGTGCGCGTGATGGCGGGGAAGCTCCAGCACAACCACAACGTCGTGAACCTCCGCAACGGGCAGACGCTCCGCATCGGGCACCTGCTAGAAGCGCAAGGCAAGGCGACCACACAGGTCCACGAAGCCGGCCCCGGCGACATCGTTGCCGTCGCGAAGGTGGAGGGGTTGGAGATCGGCGACACGATCGCGTACACGAACCACGCACCGAAGCTGCCCCTGCCGCACTTCCCGGCCCCGATGTTCGGGCTGGCGATCGAACCCAAGACCCGGGGCGACGAGCAGAAAATCTCCATCGGGCTGCACAAGCTCGCGTCCGAAGACCCGACCGTCAAGGTGACGCACGACGCCCAGACGCACGAGCTTGTCATCAGTGGGGTGAGCCAGCTCCACCTCGACATCATCCGCGAGCGGCTGAAGGCCCGGTTCGGCGTGGAGGTGAACACGAAAGAGCCCAAGATCCCGTACCGCGAGACGATCCAGGGTGACGGCGCCGGCGATCACAAGCACAAGAAGCAGACCGGCGGGCGGGGGCAGTTCGCGGAGGTCCACTTGCGCATCTACCCGCTGCCGCGCGAGATCACGACCCAGCAGCAGTGCGAGGAGCAGTTCGCGAACAAGTCGCGGTTCGAGAAGCTGCGGAGCGTCCATTACGACCCGGCGTTCAACTTCGCGTTCCTGGACCACACCGTCGGAGGCAGCATCCCGACCAACTTCATCCCGGCGGTCGAGAAGGGGTGCAAGGAGATGCTCGAGCGCGGGGTGCTCGCCGGGTACCGCATCCAGGACTGTGCGGTGGAGGTCCACTTCGGTAAGTACCACGACGTGGACTCGTCGGAAGCCGCCTTCAAAACGGCGGCCCGGCTCGCGTTCAAGAAGGCGTTCATGACCGCCCGCCCGGCGCTGCTGGAGCCGATCGTGAAGCTCGAAATCACGACCCCGAGCCGGTACACCGGGGCGGTACTCGGCGACCTGCCGACCAAGCGCGCCCACGTCGAGAACCAGGACAGCCTGCCGGGCGACATGACGGTGATCTACGCCCGCGCGCCGCTCGCGGAGGTGGCGAAGTACGCGGCCCAGCTCGGCGGGATGACCCAGGGTCAAGGCTCATACGCGATGGAGCTGAGCCACTACGAGATGGTGCCCGCCGCCGTTCAGCAGCAGATCGCGAGCCGGGCACAACTCAAGAAGGACGAAGACGAGGAGTAA
- a CDS encoding MotA/TolQ/ExbB proton channel family protein → MKAVYDFFINEWYFSIPLVIMSLIAGALVIWRILLNNSAKTDMDDFLPVFQQTLRKGGVKAAIALCKEEKGLIPSRLFVAGLEAADQGAAAMRRSMANENELEIVPRLHFLLAPILAIAKIATMVGLFFTVISMINTFNAIGEGAATGKAKEIGGHASKIGLALFATALGLFTAIPLVFSHVLFKEWIAKFEIRVKSSSQKLITLVTNYKKDPKLLDTSEEGERDDEDEGRPARSRRRARAD, encoded by the coding sequence ATGAAAGCGGTTTACGACTTCTTCATAAACGAGTGGTACTTCTCGATCCCGCTCGTGATCATGTCGCTGATCGCCGGCGCGCTGGTCATTTGGCGGATCTTGCTCAACAACTCCGCCAAAACGGACATGGACGACTTCCTGCCCGTGTTCCAGCAGACCCTCCGCAAAGGCGGGGTCAAAGCCGCCATCGCGCTGTGCAAGGAGGAAAAGGGACTGATCCCCAGCCGGTTGTTCGTTGCTGGGCTCGAAGCAGCGGATCAGGGCGCGGCGGCGATGCGCCGGAGTATGGCGAACGAGAACGAGTTGGAGATCGTCCCGCGGCTTCACTTCCTCCTCGCGCCCATTCTCGCGATCGCCAAAATCGCTACGATGGTCGGGCTGTTCTTCACCGTCATCTCGATGATCAACACGTTCAATGCCATCGGCGAAGGGGCGGCAACCGGTAAGGCGAAGGAGATCGGCGGGCACGCGTCGAAAATTGGCCTCGCGCTGTTCGCCACCGCGCTCGGTCTGTTCACTGCGATCCCGCTCGTGTTCAGTCACGTGCTGTTCAAAGAGTGGATCGCCAAGTTCGAGATCCGCGTGAAATCCTCGTCGCAAAAGCTCATCACTCTCGTGACCAACTACAAGAAAGACCCCAAACTGCTCGACACCAGCGAGGAAGGCGAGCGAGACGACGAAGACGAGGGCCGCCCCGCCAGGTCCAGGCGGCGCGCGCGGGCGGACTGA
- a CDS encoding ExbD/TolR family protein: protein MAVVKPPKAFDVWFVTANTVYKAVPYNVVADWTAQGRLGRTDKVRPAGTEVPWVSVGKHELLADYVARPSPATAVPASPAAAPARHQEPDAADAPAERPNEAVELPDPEPRGRVRRPEDDDEVDMIPLIDISMVLLVFFIMIQASGALAPIDVPEMKYAGQLTGDPDAVTITVDKLNAESVYYSVRVGNVAPRPEHDQLPTPAAALQALQSLLKSTGASRAPEVRIACHKGLPCERVDELQHELEKLRKSGLVNSTVATVVEVNEK from the coding sequence ATGGCCGTTGTGAAGCCCCCCAAGGCGTTCGACGTGTGGTTCGTTACCGCGAACACGGTGTACAAGGCCGTGCCGTACAACGTCGTCGCCGACTGGACCGCGCAGGGCCGGCTCGGCCGGACCGACAAGGTCCGGCCCGCGGGCACGGAAGTGCCGTGGGTTTCCGTCGGCAAGCACGAACTGCTCGCCGATTACGTCGCGCGCCCGTCCCCAGCAACGGCCGTTCCGGCGAGTCCGGCCGCAGCACCCGCACGACATCAGGAACCCGACGCGGCCGACGCGCCGGCCGAACGACCGAACGAGGCGGTCGAGTTGCCGGACCCGGAACCGCGTGGGCGCGTCCGCCGGCCCGAAGACGACGATGAGGTGGACATGATCCCGCTCATCGACATCAGCATGGTGCTGCTGGTGTTCTTCATCATGATCCAGGCGTCCGGAGCGCTCGCACCGATCGACGTACCGGAAATGAAGTACGCCGGGCAACTCACCGGCGACCCCGACGCCGTGACCATCACCGTCGACAAGCTGAACGCCGAGAGCGTGTACTATTCGGTGCGGGTCGGCAACGTCGCCCCGCGACCGGAACACGACCAACTACCCACGCCGGCGGCGGCCCTTCAGGCGCTCCAGTCGCTGCTGAAATCGACCGGCGCCTCTCGCGCTCCGGAAGTGCGGATCGCGTGCCACAAAGGTCTGCCCTGCGAGCGGGTGGACGAGTTGCAGCACGAGCTTGAGAAGCTCCGGAAAAGCGGGCTGGTCAACTCCACCGTCGCCACCGTCGTCGAGGTCAACGAGAAATGA
- a CDS encoding ExbD/TolR family protein, which produces MSQWQVRKEGAVEVLALPNAAEVLAGLRDGNFLPTDEVKGPTDGDWQPIETHPTFAEAAADVEPLPPEEVDDTHLDMNPLIDVCLVLLIFFILTITYASVERAIEVPEDTPEGKGTPRVEYKDIKDRVFKVVVRMDGERPVIKIEDKEVAKEQIFKEMESVINSTGRKEMVLDRDKAVPWGVITAILDAAKGNQVHRIVYNQRKRD; this is translated from the coding sequence ATGAGCCAGTGGCAGGTTCGCAAAGAGGGTGCTGTTGAGGTACTCGCGCTGCCCAACGCCGCCGAGGTGCTGGCGGGCCTGCGGGACGGCAACTTCCTTCCCACCGACGAGGTCAAGGGGCCGACCGATGGCGACTGGCAACCGATCGAGACGCACCCCACGTTCGCGGAAGCCGCCGCAGATGTCGAGCCGCTACCGCCCGAGGAAGTGGACGACACGCACCTCGACATGAACCCGCTAATCGACGTGTGTTTGGTGCTACTCATCTTCTTTATCCTCACCATCACTTACGCGTCGGTCGAGCGCGCGATTGAAGTGCCCGAAGACACCCCCGAGGGCAAAGGCACCCCGCGGGTGGAGTACAAGGACATCAAGGACCGGGTGTTCAAAGTCGTTGTTCGGATGGACGGGGAGCGCCCGGTCATCAAGATCGAGGACAAAGAGGTCGCGAAGGAACAGATCTTCAAAGAGATGGAAAGCGTCATCAACTCAACGGGGCGTAAGGAGATGGTGCTCGACCGCGATAAGGCCGTACCCTGGGGCGTTATTACAGCAATTCTCGATGCCGCGAAGGGCAATCAGGTCCACCGGATCGTTTACAACCAGCGAAAACGAGATTAG
- a CDS encoding HD-GYP domain-containing protein, which yields MSDTRNLLDRISAFRQRLDSTPNLIPEALPVDGTGAVVPVVSEVEAFRFTLRRIPGTVGEGATTHYTDRAQRLLTRAKALLDRQRTFTNDPLVAACAADETDPLVCYHRETVGILDSVVRLAQGLPDSAGGQLKLCDGLNGLLGVVQDRLAVQEQLLARRRRDEDRIDKLAGFFTALHCNLPVAMEPVAALAEELLEEARQGRSIRYLSAPVMSASAPGGAQAYAVPARYVAAHALNVAQVVARLVPFDYEWAGRPLAPVVGALVMDCGMLKIPAAVLAKTEPLTADERRAIEAHPRLGAELLLWRFPNLAGPLAAAVATHHERTDGTGYPAGVAGTQIPALGRLLRVADVYAALNEERPHRPASDPRAALTDVLLLAEQSQVDRDFAEYLLHLSFYPVNTVVELTDGRVGVVVANHANRMDPRAPGRPVVAVLTDAEGAILPRAEHLDLSASDRGSIVKAVPLARRRELLGSRYPDLV from the coding sequence ATGAGCGATACGCGCAACCTTCTGGACCGTATCTCCGCGTTTCGCCAGCGGCTCGACTCGACGCCGAATCTCATCCCCGAAGCGCTCCCGGTGGACGGTACCGGAGCGGTTGTGCCCGTCGTGTCCGAGGTCGAGGCGTTCCGGTTCACCCTTCGCCGCATCCCTGGGACCGTCGGCGAAGGGGCGACAACGCACTACACCGACCGCGCCCAGCGGCTCCTGACGCGTGCCAAGGCATTACTGGACCGTCAGCGCACGTTTACCAACGACCCGCTCGTCGCGGCGTGCGCCGCAGACGAAACCGACCCGCTCGTTTGCTACCACCGTGAGACGGTCGGCATCCTCGACTCCGTGGTGCGACTCGCGCAAGGACTACCCGACTCGGCTGGGGGGCAGCTCAAGCTCTGCGACGGCCTTAACGGGCTGCTCGGCGTCGTTCAGGACCGGCTCGCCGTCCAAGAGCAGTTGCTCGCGCGCCGCCGCCGCGACGAAGACCGGATCGACAAACTCGCCGGCTTTTTTACAGCCTTGCACTGCAACTTGCCGGTGGCGATGGAGCCGGTCGCAGCACTCGCTGAAGAGCTGCTCGAAGAGGCGCGGCAGGGGCGGTCCATTCGGTACCTGTCCGCCCCGGTGATGTCGGCCAGCGCGCCGGGCGGGGCGCAGGCGTATGCGGTGCCGGCGCGGTACGTAGCGGCCCACGCGCTGAACGTGGCGCAGGTCGTCGCGCGGCTCGTCCCGTTCGATTACGAGTGGGCCGGCCGGCCGCTCGCGCCGGTCGTCGGCGCGCTCGTCATGGATTGCGGGATGCTCAAGATCCCGGCCGCGGTTTTGGCGAAGACGGAGCCGCTCACGGCCGACGAGCGCCGGGCGATCGAGGCCCACCCCCGGCTCGGCGCGGAGCTGCTCTTGTGGCGCTTCCCGAACCTCGCCGGCCCGCTGGCGGCAGCCGTTGCCACGCACCACGAGCGGACCGACGGCACCGGCTACCCGGCCGGCGTTGCTGGTACGCAAATCCCGGCGCTGGGGCGGTTGCTCCGCGTGGCAGACGTGTACGCCGCGCTCAACGAGGAGCGGCCCCACCGCCCCGCGTCGGACCCGCGCGCGGCACTGACCGACGTACTCCTCTTGGCCGAGCAAAGCCAGGTCGACCGCGACTTCGCCGAATACCTGCTCCACCTGTCGTTCTACCCGGTCAACACCGTCGTCGAGTTAACCGACGGGCGAGTGGGGGTCGTGGTGGCGAATCACGCCAACCGCATGGACCCGCGGGCGCCCGGGCGCCCGGTCGTCGCGGTTCTGACGGACGCGGAAGGCGCCATCCTGCCGCGCGCCGAGCACCTCGACTTGTCCGCCTCCGATCGCGGCAGCATCGTGAAAGCGGTGCCCCTCGCGCGCCGGCGCGAGTTGCTCGGCTCCCGCTACCCGGACCTCGTTTGA
- a CDS encoding type II CAAX prenyl endopeptidase Rce1 family protein, which translates to MLVAPLIVLGLLLLWSWWRWSDRPEDPLTALFGMAFESVLFAVVLWQFSRNFGPIIDGLGIKLQLTFQTAPAAQILTFIGAGIYEEVLFRLGLFGGLVLLLRVVGLPGVAALPLAAFAAALAFAAAHHVGPYGEPMRADYFVFRTIAGLFFTSLFVFRGFGIAVGAHAGYDILVGVVVS; encoded by the coding sequence GTGCTCGTCGCACCGCTCATCGTACTCGGGCTGCTGCTCCTCTGGAGTTGGTGGCGCTGGTCCGACCGGCCCGAAGACCCGCTGACGGCGCTCTTCGGAATGGCGTTCGAGAGCGTGCTGTTTGCGGTCGTGCTGTGGCAGTTCAGCCGCAACTTCGGCCCGATTATCGACGGCCTGGGCATCAAGCTCCAACTCACCTTCCAAACCGCCCCCGCGGCCCAAATCCTCACCTTCATCGGTGCAGGCATTTACGAGGAAGTGCTGTTCCGGCTCGGGCTGTTCGGTGGTCTCGTGTTGCTCCTGCGTGTCGTCGGCCTGCCGGGAGTTGCGGCGCTGCCGTTAGCCGCGTTCGCAGCGGCTCTGGCGTTTGCAGCAGCTCACCACGTCGGCCCCTATGGCGAGCCGATGCGTGCGGACTACTTCGTGTTTCGCACGATCGCGGGGCTGTTCTTCACCTCGCTGTTCGTGTTCCGTGGGTTCGGGATCGCAGTGGGCGCGCACGCCGGCTACGACATTCTCGTCGGCGTGGTCGTTAGTTGA
- a CDS encoding glutathionylspermidine synthase family protein: MRRVSVDPRPNWQKRVEEFGLFYHTLRGEPYWDESAYYQFTEYEVERLYEATTALHKMCLDLVQDVIDKRLFGLFMIPQEFEQYIIRSWENDEPSVYGRFDLAYDGAGPPKLLEYNADTPTGLVEASVAQWMWLKDVDERGNQFNSIHEELIEAWKEVLKRDSGPIHFAAMTELDTPEDYITAEYMRDVAIQAGAKTTFIDVAEIGYDRPRKVFVDNTGFPIHRCFKLYPWEWMVREEFGPHLGTAPTRWVEPPWKMILSCKSILPLLYERHPDSPFLLPASFDPLTDGSYVKKPVHAREGANIEVVMGGRLVQSTDGPYQGGPYVYQALAPQMKPHDGRYPVIGSWVVNGVACGMGIREDDSLVTRNTSRFVPHQMVG; encoded by the coding sequence ATGCGCAGGGTCAGCGTCGATCCCCGTCCGAACTGGCAAAAACGGGTCGAAGAGTTCGGCCTGTTCTACCACACCCTGCGCGGCGAACCGTATTGGGACGAGTCCGCGTACTACCAGTTCACCGAGTACGAAGTCGAGCGACTGTACGAAGCGACCACCGCGCTGCACAAGATGTGCCTCGACCTCGTGCAGGACGTGATCGACAAGCGGCTCTTCGGGCTGTTCATGATCCCGCAGGAGTTCGAGCAGTACATCATCCGCTCGTGGGAGAACGACGAGCCGTCCGTCTACGGCCGGTTCGACCTGGCGTATGACGGGGCGGGACCACCGAAACTTCTTGAATACAACGCCGACACGCCGACCGGTCTGGTCGAGGCGTCGGTGGCGCAGTGGATGTGGCTCAAGGACGTGGACGAGCGCGGCAACCAGTTCAACAGCATCCACGAGGAGCTGATCGAAGCCTGGAAAGAAGTGCTGAAGCGGGACAGCGGTCCGATCCACTTCGCGGCGATGACCGAACTCGACACGCCCGAGGACTACATCACCGCAGAGTACATGCGGGACGTGGCGATTCAGGCCGGCGCGAAGACCACGTTCATTGATGTCGCGGAGATCGGCTACGACCGGCCGCGCAAGGTGTTCGTGGACAACACCGGTTTCCCGATCCACCGGTGCTTCAAGCTGTACCCGTGGGAGTGGATGGTGCGTGAAGAGTTCGGCCCCCACCTCGGCACCGCTCCGACCCGCTGGGTCGAGCCCCCGTGGAAGATGATTCTGAGCTGCAAGAGCATCCTGCCGCTGCTCTATGAGCGGCACCCGGATAGCCCGTTCTTGTTGCCGGCGTCGTTCGACCCGCTCACCGACGGCAGCTATGTGAAGAAGCCGGTTCACGCCCGCGAGGGGGCCAACATCGAAGTGGTGATGGGCGGGCGCCTCGTGCAGAGCACCGACGGACCGTACCAGGGCGGGCCGTATGTGTATCAGGCGCTCGCGCCGCAGATGAAGCCCCACGACGGCCGCTACCCGGTGATCGGGAGCTGGGTGGTGAACGGCGTGGCGTGCGGGATGGGCATTCGCGAGGACGATTCGCTCGTCACCCGAAACACCAGCCGGTTCGTGCCTCACCAGATGGTGGGCTGA